A window from Amblyomma americanum isolate KBUSLIRL-KWMA chromosome 7, ASM5285725v1, whole genome shotgun sequence encodes these proteins:
- the LOC144098323 gene encoding uncharacterized protein LOC144098323 isoform X7, whose amino-acid sequence MRRWPSIRSMYGSTLSLFEDSSKYRMSDGRRSQVVLLDERRLDILIQPRLYACDLLDMVASHFNLKEKEYFGLAFLDETGHYHWLQLDKRVLEHDLPKKSSQGTLVLYFLVKYYVESISLLKDSATVEALYLQCKSLIAKGALEADSETVFQLAALVLQATHGNYIDDQTTKMHLKKLPVLPTSTLKAHPSISYCEGKVIEHYHQLAGRSRGSAIIAYMNLVENLPTYGIHFYEVKDKGGIPWWIGLSCKGVSQYDYNDKKTPRKFFQWKLLENLYFRDKKFSIEVHNPRRVSVSRRTFGPGNVTVVVWFAATPALTKSIWSMAIAQHQFYLDNNVGKRKIEDVGCLEKFAAELSKSSQSLSSASTGSNLSRSASCHSLPAIKIEDHTDHHPQMNEEAERAKQEMLAALKARKEALEEALRKKVEELKSVCLKEGEVTGELPPEMPLAPGEPPPQVRRRVGTAFILDDQLLSNAKSKEETMSSLELEYELQNKITSAALRLANDMSADRSLRRQRKLCYQQAHEKLKQVEQKLGTLKKQKNHGNKPKIMLQSDDEPSEDNISHSTGGSDTPFRGSSNASDVSPAASPKLNSYDGLLVEKRGRLQTVSAVPGDVRLSPSLASVSAPASPIKHRAVPGRTASPGAGWTGYGAGYAPSNIYQTRTAYRRQQYPTLTGSGSAGSSPVPLKSPYRDRFESGLSVEGSNLYSVPTQRTSQAFDSQDDLVTSSPGEPQDLGLVSRHNSLESNRRHHRRIAGISAQSALTIKRDSTTPLKPAPPAWTGPSYSPPTCAPVQCTPPQCAIVQCVPVQCTPPQCAPTYCPPMQCTPMHCPQPQCTPMHCPQAQCTPTHSPQAQGTPMQCPPAQYPPMQRIECHPRLPPHLQQQHHSASPSQQRRAVSSSLSYPENFPPPSTPVVSSNHYHPSKSHSYHENMVRHIDECGVPVFVPVDSDGSLRYQDAVHRPVEPITVYHKPPMPPALIQHHLAHRKKLQEVCGDSFPGRPLSSMSAANYAAFQRVHPDPYLSQPTSPTGYSAAHNAKLETLQEGHSGSYGNQCLSVTVSSSRAFSSVTQSYSTESLKHRAKDWVETSLDSPLPARKPSKQQEPPPSSPSQVSMLSSGSESLPEAVQGPAATLSRHDNCRDGRAAAAESPHFEREKICSPLPQPLSPKTMPGVELNIVTLGHFQPYWEETKPYEISDFYKYSTKHRKPSGSQDSTKSPSQSGNSSGVVSPVLTSPLAAEGVSRERDEQLAPHSSLAERMKMVERSPPDGMAAVEEPHTSHSADSSLNLDRSSVADAFHEEMIAWYEDQDSGNKATLV is encoded by the exons ATGCGGCGGTGGCCCTCGATCCGATCCATGTACGGTTCCACGCTGAGCCTGTTCGAAGACTCGTCCAAGTACCGC ATGAGCGATGGGCGGCGGAGTCAAGTGGTCCTCCTGGATGAGCGTCGCCTTGACATTCTCATTCAG CCAAGGCTCTATGCCTGCGATCTCCTTGATATGGTGGCTTCTCATTTCAACCTCAAAGAGAAGGAGTACTTTGGCTTGGCATTTCTTGATGAAAC GGGCCATTATCATTGGCTTCAGCTCGACAAGAGGGTTCTCGAGCATGACCTGCCCAAGAAGTCGTCTCAGGGTACCTTGGTGCTCTACTTTCTGGTCAA GTACTATGTGGAAAGCATTTCATTGCTGAAAGATAGTGCCACAGTAGAAGCACTTTACCTTCAGTGCAAATCACTCATTGCCAAG GGTGCATTGGAAGCGGATTCTGAAACAGTGTTTCAACTTGCTGCTCTAGTCCTTCAAGCAACACATGGAAACTACATTGA TGATCAAACCACAAAAATGCATCTCAAGAAGCTTCCTGTTCTTCCTACCAGCACACTCAAAGCTCATCCGTCCATTTCCTACTG TGAAGGCAAAGTCATTGAACATTATCATCAGCTTGCAGGGCGCTCAAGGGGTTCTGCAATTATTGC ATACATGAACCTTGTAGAAAACCTGCCCACATATGGCATTCATTTTTATGAGGTTAAG GACAAGGGAGGCATTCCCTGGTGGATAGGCCTCAGTTGCAAGGGAGTCAGCCAGTATGATTACAACGACAAGAAGACTCCACGAAAG TTCTTTCAGTGGAAACTCCTGGAGAACCTTTACTTTCGAGACAAGAAATTTTCAATTGAAGTTCACAACCCCCGGAG GGTATCTGTGAGCAGACGAACATTTGGACCAGGCAATGTTACCGTGGTGGTCTGGTTTGCGGCTACACCGGCCTTGACGAAGAGCATCTGGTCGATGGCCATAGCACAACATCAGTTTTACTTGGACAACAATGTTGGGAAG CGGAAAATTGAAGATGTCGGCTGTCTAGAGAAGTTTGCTGCCGAGCTTTCCAAGAGTTCTCAGTCCTTGTCGTCAGCCAGCACAGGATCTAACCTGAGCCGAAGTGCGAGTTGCCACAGCCTACCTGCCATCAAGATTGAAG ATCATACGGACCATCATCCGCAGATGAATGAAGAGGCAGAACGAGCCAAGCAGGAGATGCTGGCCGCGCTGAAGGCCCGCAAGGAGGCCCTCGAGGAGGCCCTGCGCAAGAAAGTGGAGGAGCTCAAGTCGGTGTGCCTCAAGGAGGGCGAGGTGACAGGCGAGCTTCCTCCAGAGATGCCGCTGGCACCGGGAGAGCCCCCACCTCAGGTGCGGCGGCGAGTGGGTACAGCCTTCATTCTGGACGACCAGCTGCTCTCCAATGCCAAGAGCAAG GAGGAGACAATGAGCTCTTTAGAGCTGGAGTATGAGTTGCAGAACAAGATTACTAGCGCTGCTTTGAGATTGGCCAATGACATGAGTGCCGACAGAAGCCTGAGGAGGCAGCGGAAGTTATGCTATCAGCAGGCTCATGAGAAG CTGAAACAGGTGGAACAGAAACTGGGAACTTTGAAAAAACAGAAGAATCATGGCAACAAACCCAAAATCATGCTGCAGTCTGATGACG aaCCCAGTGAAGATAACATCAGTCATAGCACTGGGGGCAGCG ACACTCCGTTCAGAGGGAGCAGCAATGCATCAGATGTCAGCCCTGCCGCGTCACCCAAGCTAAACAGCTATGACGGCCTTCTAGTAGAG AAACGTGGCCGCCTCCAAACAGTCAGCGCAGTGCCTGGTGACGTTCGCCTCTCGCCCTCCCTGGCCTCTGTGTCTGCACCAGCCAGCCCCATCAAACACCGTGCGGTCCCCGGTCGGACTGCTTCCCCTGGTGCAGGCTGGACTGGCTACGGTGCAGGCTATGCCCCCAGCAACATCTACCAGACCCGCACGGCATACCGCCGCCAGCAGTACCCAACACTCACTGGCTCTGGCTCAGCGGGCTCCAGTCCCGTGCCACTCAAGTCACCGTACAGGGACAG GTTTGAGTCTGGCCTGAGTGTAGAGGGGAGCAATCTGTACAGTGTACCGACGCAACGAACCAGCCAGGCATTTGACAGTCAGGATGACCTTGTGACTAGCAGCCCTGGAGAGCCACAAGATCTGGGCTTGGTGTCCAGGCACAACAGCCTGGAAAGCAATCGACGCCATCACCGCCGAATTGCTGGAATTTCAGCACAATCTGCGCTCACCATCAAGCGAGACTCAACAACCCCCCTTAAGCCTGCTCCTCCAGCCTGGACTGGCCCTTCCTACTCGCCTCCCACATGTGCACCAGTGCAATGTACACCACCACAGTGTGCAATAGTCCAATGTGTGCCAGTGCAATGTACACCGCCACAGTGTGCACCGACATACTGTCCACCAATGCAGTGTACACCTATGCATTGTCCTCAACCACAGTGCACACCTATGCATTGTCCTCAAGCACAGTGCACACCTACGCATTCTCCACAAGCACAGGGTACACCTATGCAGTGTCCACCAGCGCAGTACCCACCAATGCAGAGAATAGAATGCCACCCACGGCTGCCACCGCACCTTCAACAGCAGCACCACTCAGCCTCGCCATCTCAGCAGCGACGGGCTGTCTCCAGCTCATTGTCCTACCCCGAAAACTTTCCCCCACCGTCGACCCCAGTGGTTAGCAGCAACCATTATCACCCAAGCAAATCCCACTCGTATCATGAAAACATGGTGAGGCACATTGATGAATGTGGAGTGCCCGTGTTTGTCCCTGTGGACAGCGACGGAAGCTTGCGCTACCAGGATGCGGTGCACCGTCCTGTCGAGCCTATCACTGTATATCACAAGCCGCCAATGCCGCCAGCCCTCATCCAGCACCACCTTGCTCACCGAAAGAAGCTGCAGGAGGTGTGTGGCGACAGCTTCCCGGGCAGGCCGCTGTCCAGTATGTCTGCTGCTAACTATGCGGCATTTCAGCGAGTTCATCCAGATCCTTACCTCAGCCAGCCTACCAGCCCAACTGGCTACAGTGCAGCTCACAATGCCAAGTTGGAGACACTACAGGAGGGACACAGTGGCTCTTATGGCAACCAGTGCTTGTCTGTGACTGTGTCTTCTTCAAGAGCATTCTCTTCGGTCACTCAGTCCTACAGCACTGAAAGCCTGAAGCATCGTGCCAAGGACTGGGTGGAGACTTCGCTCGACTCTCCACTGCCTGCGAGAAAGCCATCAAAACAACAGGAGCCACCGCCTTCCTCACCGTCTCAAGTCTCGATGCTGTCGTCTGGAAGCGAAAGTCTGCCAGAGGCAGTTCAGGGTCCTGCAGCCACCTTGTCTCGCCATGACAACTGTCGAGacggcagggcagcagcagcagagagcccTCACTTTGAGAGGGAGAAGATCTGCTCTCCCTTGCCTCAGCCATTAAGCCCGAAAACAATGCCTGGAGTGGAGCTCAACATAGTGACATTGGGGCACTTTCAGCCCTACTGGGAAGAGACCAAACCATATGAGATCTCGGACTTCTATAAGTACAGTACCAAGCACCGCAAGCCATCTGGAAGCCAGGACTCGACAAAGAGTCCCAGCCAATCTGGCAACTCAAGCGGTGTGGTCTCTCCTGTGCTAACGTCCCCTCTTGCTGCTGAGGGTGTGTCCAGGGAGCGGGATGAACAGCTGGCCCCGCACTCTTCACTTGCTGAACGCATGAAGATGGTGGAAAGGAGTCCTCCAGATGGAATGGC TGCTGTTGAGGAACCACACACCAGCCACAGTGCGGACAGCAGTTTGAACCTGGACAGATCATCAGTTGCAGATGCCTTCCACGAAGAAATGATTGCATGGTATGAGGACCAAGACTCTGGCAATAAGGCAACTCTTGTTTGA
- the LOC144098323 gene encoding uncharacterized protein LOC144098323 isoform X2 — MRRWPSIRSMYGSTLSLFEDSSKYRMSDGRRSQVVLLDERRLDILIQPRLYACDLLDMVASHFNLKEKEYFGLAFLDETGHYHWLQLDKRVLEHDLPKKSSQGTLVLYFLVKYYVESISLLKDSATVEALYLQCKSLIAKGALEADSETVFQLAALVLQATHGNYIDDQTTKMHLKKLPVLPTSTLKAHPSISYCEGKVIEHYHQLAGRSRGSAIIAYMNLVENLPTYGIHFYEVKDKGGIPWWIGLSCKGVSQYDYNDKKTPRKFFQWKLLENLYFRDKKFSIEVHNPRRVVHALSSFNVYEDVIEAPPEGFDPLADAISDSTTQVSVSRRTFGPGNVTVVVWFAATPALTKSIWSMAIAQHQFYLDNNVGKRKIEDVGCLEKFAAELSKSSQSLSSASTGSNLSRSASCHSLPAIKIEDHTDHHPQMNEEAERAKQEMLAALKARKEALEEALRKKVEELKSVCLKEGEVTGELPPEMPLAPGEPPPQVRRRVGTAFILDDQLLSNAKSKEETMSSLELEYELQNKITSAALRLANDMSADRSLRRQRKLCYQQAHEKLKQVEQKLGTLKKQKNHGNKPKIMLQSDDEPSEDNISHSTGGSDTPFRGSSNASDVSPAASPKLNSYDGLLVEKRGRLQTVSAVPGDVRLSPSLASVSAPASPIKHRAVPGRTASPGAGWTGYGAGYAPSNIYQTRTAYRRQQYPTLTGSGSAGSSPVPLKSPYRDRFESGLSVEGSNLYSVPTQRTSQAFDSQDDLVTSSPGEPQDLGLVSRHNSLESNRRHHRRIAGISAQSALTIKRDSTTPLKPAPPAWTGPSYSPPTCAPVQCTPPQCAIVQCVPVQCTPPQCAPTYCPPMQCTPMHCPQPQCTPMHCPQAQCTPTHSPQAQGTPMQCPPAQYPPMQRIECHPRLPPHLQQQHHSASPSQQRRAVSSSLSYPENFPPPSTPVVSSNHYHPSKSHSYHENMVRHIDECGVPVFVPVDSDGSLRYQDAVHRPVEPITVYHKPPMPPALIQHHLAHRKKLQEVCGDSFPGRPLSSMSAANYAAFQRVHPDPYLSQPTSPTGYSAAHNAKLETLQEGHSGSYGNQCLSVTVSSSRAFSSVTQSYSTESLKHRAKDWVETSLDSPLPARKPSKQQEPPPSSPSQVSMLSSGSESLPEAVQGPAATLSRHDNCRDGRAAAAESPHFEREKICSPLPQPLSPKTMPGVELNIVTLGHFQPYWEETKPYEISDFYKYSTKHRKPSGSQDSTKSPSQSGNSSGVVSPVLTSPLAAEGVSRERDEQLAPHSSLAERMKMVERSPPDGMAAVEEPHTSHSADSSLNLDRSSVADAFHEEMIAWYEDQDSGNKATLV, encoded by the exons ATGCGGCGGTGGCCCTCGATCCGATCCATGTACGGTTCCACGCTGAGCCTGTTCGAAGACTCGTCCAAGTACCGC ATGAGCGATGGGCGGCGGAGTCAAGTGGTCCTCCTGGATGAGCGTCGCCTTGACATTCTCATTCAG CCAAGGCTCTATGCCTGCGATCTCCTTGATATGGTGGCTTCTCATTTCAACCTCAAAGAGAAGGAGTACTTTGGCTTGGCATTTCTTGATGAAAC GGGCCATTATCATTGGCTTCAGCTCGACAAGAGGGTTCTCGAGCATGACCTGCCCAAGAAGTCGTCTCAGGGTACCTTGGTGCTCTACTTTCTGGTCAA GTACTATGTGGAAAGCATTTCATTGCTGAAAGATAGTGCCACAGTAGAAGCACTTTACCTTCAGTGCAAATCACTCATTGCCAAG GGTGCATTGGAAGCGGATTCTGAAACAGTGTTTCAACTTGCTGCTCTAGTCCTTCAAGCAACACATGGAAACTACATTGA TGATCAAACCACAAAAATGCATCTCAAGAAGCTTCCTGTTCTTCCTACCAGCACACTCAAAGCTCATCCGTCCATTTCCTACTG TGAAGGCAAAGTCATTGAACATTATCATCAGCTTGCAGGGCGCTCAAGGGGTTCTGCAATTATTGC ATACATGAACCTTGTAGAAAACCTGCCCACATATGGCATTCATTTTTATGAGGTTAAG GACAAGGGAGGCATTCCCTGGTGGATAGGCCTCAGTTGCAAGGGAGTCAGCCAGTATGATTACAACGACAAGAAGACTCCACGAAAG TTCTTTCAGTGGAAACTCCTGGAGAACCTTTACTTTCGAGACAAGAAATTTTCAATTGAAGTTCACAACCCCCGGAG AGTGGTCCATGCCCTGAGCAGTTTCAATGTGTACGAGGATGTGATAGAGGCACCCCCTGAAGGGTTTGACCCCCTGGCTGATGCCATTAGTGACTCCACAACCCA GGTATCTGTGAGCAGACGAACATTTGGACCAGGCAATGTTACCGTGGTGGTCTGGTTTGCGGCTACACCGGCCTTGACGAAGAGCATCTGGTCGATGGCCATAGCACAACATCAGTTTTACTTGGACAACAATGTTGGGAAG CGGAAAATTGAAGATGTCGGCTGTCTAGAGAAGTTTGCTGCCGAGCTTTCCAAGAGTTCTCAGTCCTTGTCGTCAGCCAGCACAGGATCTAACCTGAGCCGAAGTGCGAGTTGCCACAGCCTACCTGCCATCAAGATTGAAG ATCATACGGACCATCATCCGCAGATGAATGAAGAGGCAGAACGAGCCAAGCAGGAGATGCTGGCCGCGCTGAAGGCCCGCAAGGAGGCCCTCGAGGAGGCCCTGCGCAAGAAAGTGGAGGAGCTCAAGTCGGTGTGCCTCAAGGAGGGCGAGGTGACAGGCGAGCTTCCTCCAGAGATGCCGCTGGCACCGGGAGAGCCCCCACCTCAGGTGCGGCGGCGAGTGGGTACAGCCTTCATTCTGGACGACCAGCTGCTCTCCAATGCCAAGAGCAAG GAGGAGACAATGAGCTCTTTAGAGCTGGAGTATGAGTTGCAGAACAAGATTACTAGCGCTGCTTTGAGATTGGCCAATGACATGAGTGCCGACAGAAGCCTGAGGAGGCAGCGGAAGTTATGCTATCAGCAGGCTCATGAGAAG CTGAAACAGGTGGAACAGAAACTGGGAACTTTGAAAAAACAGAAGAATCATGGCAACAAACCCAAAATCATGCTGCAGTCTGATGACG aaCCCAGTGAAGATAACATCAGTCATAGCACTGGGGGCAGCG ACACTCCGTTCAGAGGGAGCAGCAATGCATCAGATGTCAGCCCTGCCGCGTCACCCAAGCTAAACAGCTATGACGGCCTTCTAGTAGAG AAACGTGGCCGCCTCCAAACAGTCAGCGCAGTGCCTGGTGACGTTCGCCTCTCGCCCTCCCTGGCCTCTGTGTCTGCACCAGCCAGCCCCATCAAACACCGTGCGGTCCCCGGTCGGACTGCTTCCCCTGGTGCAGGCTGGACTGGCTACGGTGCAGGCTATGCCCCCAGCAACATCTACCAGACCCGCACGGCATACCGCCGCCAGCAGTACCCAACACTCACTGGCTCTGGCTCAGCGGGCTCCAGTCCCGTGCCACTCAAGTCACCGTACAGGGACAG GTTTGAGTCTGGCCTGAGTGTAGAGGGGAGCAATCTGTACAGTGTACCGACGCAACGAACCAGCCAGGCATTTGACAGTCAGGATGACCTTGTGACTAGCAGCCCTGGAGAGCCACAAGATCTGGGCTTGGTGTCCAGGCACAACAGCCTGGAAAGCAATCGACGCCATCACCGCCGAATTGCTGGAATTTCAGCACAATCTGCGCTCACCATCAAGCGAGACTCAACAACCCCCCTTAAGCCTGCTCCTCCAGCCTGGACTGGCCCTTCCTACTCGCCTCCCACATGTGCACCAGTGCAATGTACACCACCACAGTGTGCAATAGTCCAATGTGTGCCAGTGCAATGTACACCGCCACAGTGTGCACCGACATACTGTCCACCAATGCAGTGTACACCTATGCATTGTCCTCAACCACAGTGCACACCTATGCATTGTCCTCAAGCACAGTGCACACCTACGCATTCTCCACAAGCACAGGGTACACCTATGCAGTGTCCACCAGCGCAGTACCCACCAATGCAGAGAATAGAATGCCACCCACGGCTGCCACCGCACCTTCAACAGCAGCACCACTCAGCCTCGCCATCTCAGCAGCGACGGGCTGTCTCCAGCTCATTGTCCTACCCCGAAAACTTTCCCCCACCGTCGACCCCAGTGGTTAGCAGCAACCATTATCACCCAAGCAAATCCCACTCGTATCATGAAAACATGGTGAGGCACATTGATGAATGTGGAGTGCCCGTGTTTGTCCCTGTGGACAGCGACGGAAGCTTGCGCTACCAGGATGCGGTGCACCGTCCTGTCGAGCCTATCACTGTATATCACAAGCCGCCAATGCCGCCAGCCCTCATCCAGCACCACCTTGCTCACCGAAAGAAGCTGCAGGAGGTGTGTGGCGACAGCTTCCCGGGCAGGCCGCTGTCCAGTATGTCTGCTGCTAACTATGCGGCATTTCAGCGAGTTCATCCAGATCCTTACCTCAGCCAGCCTACCAGCCCAACTGGCTACAGTGCAGCTCACAATGCCAAGTTGGAGACACTACAGGAGGGACACAGTGGCTCTTATGGCAACCAGTGCTTGTCTGTGACTGTGTCTTCTTCAAGAGCATTCTCTTCGGTCACTCAGTCCTACAGCACTGAAAGCCTGAAGCATCGTGCCAAGGACTGGGTGGAGACTTCGCTCGACTCTCCACTGCCTGCGAGAAAGCCATCAAAACAACAGGAGCCACCGCCTTCCTCACCGTCTCAAGTCTCGATGCTGTCGTCTGGAAGCGAAAGTCTGCCAGAGGCAGTTCAGGGTCCTGCAGCCACCTTGTCTCGCCATGACAACTGTCGAGacggcagggcagcagcagcagagagcccTCACTTTGAGAGGGAGAAGATCTGCTCTCCCTTGCCTCAGCCATTAAGCCCGAAAACAATGCCTGGAGTGGAGCTCAACATAGTGACATTGGGGCACTTTCAGCCCTACTGGGAAGAGACCAAACCATATGAGATCTCGGACTTCTATAAGTACAGTACCAAGCACCGCAAGCCATCTGGAAGCCAGGACTCGACAAAGAGTCCCAGCCAATCTGGCAACTCAAGCGGTGTGGTCTCTCCTGTGCTAACGTCCCCTCTTGCTGCTGAGGGTGTGTCCAGGGAGCGGGATGAACAGCTGGCCCCGCACTCTTCACTTGCTGAACGCATGAAGATGGTGGAAAGGAGTCCTCCAGATGGAATGGC TGCTGTTGAGGAACCACACACCAGCCACAGTGCGGACAGCAGTTTGAACCTGGACAGATCATCAGTTGCAGATGCCTTCCACGAAGAAATGATTGCATGGTATGAGGACCAAGACTCTGGCAATAAGGCAACTCTTGTTTGA